In the genome of Quercus robur chromosome 3, dhQueRobu3.1, whole genome shotgun sequence, one region contains:
- the LOC126719978 gene encoding MDIS1-interacting receptor like kinase 2-like, which yields MWDSCTMSMPTLAKRKKPCGCQAKIQYRLQGQGGPGTTLAIRWRRHWSSITCNQAGSVISLDLTNSGLKGTLHEFSFLSLPNLAYVYLSMNELFGTIPIEISGFSKLIYLDLSFNKLSREIPPQIRLLTNLEALHLGENQLNGSVPLEIGHLKSLVYLSLHANDLHGCIPNSLGNLINLAYLYLRNNQLSCSIPSEIGNLSNLIDVDMKNNSLTGPIPSSIGNLEQLTWLNIYQNQISGSIPLEIGNLKSLNSLRLQTNNLSCSIPSSLGALSNLTFLHLFNNQLSSTIPKELGNLKSITNLQLGRNHLNGTVPVSLGNLSHLELLFLKR from the exons gtcagggtggtcctggGACCACCCTGGCCATAAGGTGGCGTCGCCACTGGTCCAGCATTACATGCAACCAAGCAGGAAGTGTTATTTCATTAGACCTGACTAACTCAGGCTTGAAAGGTACGCTCCATGAATTTTCATTCTTGTCTCTCCCCAACCTCGCATATGTTTATCTCAGCATGAATGAACTCTTTGGCACAATTCCTATTGAAATTAGTGGCTTTTCCAAACTCATATATCTTGACCTGTCCTTTAATAAGTTATCAAGGGAAATCCCACCACAGATTAGGCTGCTAACCAATCTTGAGGCCTTGCACCTTGGTGAAAATCAGTTAAATGGTTCAGTTCCCTTGGAAATAGGTCATTTAAAGTCACTCGTTTACCTTTCTTTGCATGCCAATGATCTCCATGGCTGCATTCCTAATTCACTAGGTAATTTAATCAACTTGGCTTATTTGTACCTCCGTAATAATCAACTTTCTTGCTCCATTCCTTCAGAAATTGGAAACCTCTCCAATTTAATTGATGTTGACATGAAAAACAACAGTCTAACAGGTCCCATTCCTTCTAGTATTGGAAACCTAGAGCAGCTGACATGGTTGaatatatatcaaaatcaaatctCTGGCTCCATCCCTCTAGAAATAGGGAATTTGAA gtcTCTCAACTCTTTACGTCTTCAAACAAATAATCTTTCTTGCTCGATTCCCTCATCGTTAGGTGCTCTCAGCAACCTAACCTTCTTACATCTATTCAACAATCAACTTTCTAGCACCATCCCTAAAGAATTAGGAAACTTGAAGTCTATAACCAATCTTCAACTAGGCAGAAATCATTTAAATGGCACTGTTCCAGTTTCCTTGGGTAATTTGAGTCACTTGGAACTTTTATTCCTCAAGAGATAG